A region of Acanthopagrus latus isolate v.2019 unplaced genomic scaffold, fAcaLat1.1, whole genome shotgun sequence DNA encodes the following proteins:
- the LOC119015884 gene encoding uncharacterized protein LOC119015884 isoform X2, with amino-acid sequence MNFRQSVEFSLARFGAAFQILFLFRINEFLFLQAVQDGGHERHGLHINWFDDDMPIVHQLPESLDLLTLEVTRLPAGPITLGKGGDVPLDQVVDFQRYWLLECGCRTWLLQPESRPWLLECGGSPRISVPQYCRVSSRRSTYVARQKWRRHWPVRCGELSPCRKWPGRCTVLPPPCLCHAIPAGIIGTSPPASVPHFSPHTVHVEKVSSRCMSE; translated from the exons ATGAACTTTAGGCAGAGCGTAGAATTTTCGCTCGCGAGGTTCGGAGCTGCCTTTCaaatattgtttctgtttcgcattaatgaatttctttttttgcaggcTGTCCAGGATGGCGGTCACGAGAGGCACGGTCTCCATATAAATTG GTTTGATGACGACATGCCTATTGTGCATCAGCTCCCGGAGAGCCTCGACCTCCTCACTCTGGAGGTTACAAGACTCCCTGCAGGGCCGATAACACTCGGCAAAGGAGGAGATGTCCCTCTCGATCAGGTGGTGGACTTCCAAAG GTATTGGCTGCTGGAATGTGGCTGCAGGAcctggctgctgcagcctgagagCAGGCCGTGGCTGCTGGAATGTGGGGGCAGTCCGCGGATCTCCGTGCCGCAGTACTGCCGCGTAAGTTCTCGCAGGAGCACCTACGTTGCGAGGCAGAAGTGGAGGAGGCACTGGCCTGTTaggtgcggggaactgagcccgtgccgGAAATGGccgggaaggtgcactgtccttcccccaccCTGCCTCTGTCACGCgatcccagccgggatcataGGTACGTCTCCCCCCGCGTCTGTACCTCACTTCTCTCCACACACCGTCCATGTGGAAAAGGTATCCTCACGGTGTAT GTCAGAGTAG
- the LOC119015884 gene encoding uncharacterized protein LOC119015884 isoform X3 — translation MPLNVWMDGSCEFRVDTKSVNSSFDPVQIPQMSSRFDDDMPIVHQLPESLDLLTLEVTRLPAGPITLGKGGDVPLDQVVDFQRYWLLECGCRTWLLQPESRPWLLECGGSPRISVPQYCRVSSRRSTYVARQKWRRHWPVRCGELSPCRKWPGRCTVLPPPCLCHAIPAGIIGTSPPASVPHFSPHTVHVEKVSSRCIEDIKEKKKTP, via the exons ATGCCCTTAAATGT CTGGATGGACGGATCCTGCGAATTTAGAGTGGATACAAAGTCCGTGAATTCGTCCTTTGACCCGGTCCAGATCCCCCAGATGTCATCCAG GTTTGATGACGACATGCCTATTGTGCATCAGCTCCCGGAGAGCCTCGACCTCCTCACTCTGGAGGTTACAAGACTCCCTGCAGGGCCGATAACACTCGGCAAAGGAGGAGATGTCCCTCTCGATCAGGTGGTGGACTTCCAAAG GTATTGGCTGCTGGAATGTGGCTGCAGGAcctggctgctgcagcctgagagCAGGCCGTGGCTGCTGGAATGTGGGGGCAGTCCGCGGATCTCCGTGCCGCAGTACTGCCGCGTAAGTTCTCGCAGGAGCACCTACGTTGCGAGGCAGAAGTGGAGGAGGCACTGGCCTGTTaggtgcggggaactgagcccgtgccgGAAATGGccgggaaggtgcactgtccttcccccaccCTGCCTCTGTCACGCgatcccagccgggatcataGGTACGTCTCCCCCCGCGTCTGTACCTCACTTCTCTCCACACACCGTCCATGTGGAAAAGGTATCCTCACGGTGTAT tgaagatatcaaagaaaaaaagaaaaccccgTGA
- the LOC119015884 gene encoding uncharacterized protein LOC119015884 isoform X4, with protein MCGWMDGSCEFRVDTKSVNSSFDPVQIPQMSSRFDDDMPIVHQLPESLDLLTLEVTRLPAGPITLGKGGDVPLDQVVDFQRYWLLECGCRTWLLQPESRPWLLECGGSPRISVPQYCRVSSRRSTYVARQKWRRHWPVRCGELSPCRKWPGRCTVLPPPCLCHAIPAGIIGTSPPASVPHFSPHTVHVEKVSSRCIEDIKEKKKTP; from the exons ATGTGTGG CTGGATGGACGGATCCTGCGAATTTAGAGTGGATACAAAGTCCGTGAATTCGTCCTTTGACCCGGTCCAGATCCCCCAGATGTCATCCAG GTTTGATGACGACATGCCTATTGTGCATCAGCTCCCGGAGAGCCTCGACCTCCTCACTCTGGAGGTTACAAGACTCCCTGCAGGGCCGATAACACTCGGCAAAGGAGGAGATGTCCCTCTCGATCAGGTGGTGGACTTCCAAAG GTATTGGCTGCTGGAATGTGGCTGCAGGAcctggctgctgcagcctgagagCAGGCCGTGGCTGCTGGAATGTGGGGGCAGTCCGCGGATCTCCGTGCCGCAGTACTGCCGCGTAAGTTCTCGCAGGAGCACCTACGTTGCGAGGCAGAAGTGGAGGAGGCACTGGCCTGTTaggtgcggggaactgagcccgtgccgGAAATGGccgggaaggtgcactgtccttcccccaccCTGCCTCTGTCACGCgatcccagccgggatcataGGTACGTCTCCCCCCGCGTCTGTACCTCACTTCTCTCCACACACCGTCCATGTGGAAAAGGTATCCTCACGGTGTAT tgaagatatcaaagaaaaaaagaaaaccccgTGA
- the LOC119015884 gene encoding uncharacterized protein LOC119015884 isoform X5, whose amino-acid sequence MEVQIFGYTAVQDGGHERHGLHINWFDDDMPIVHQLPESLDLLTLEVTRLPAGPITLGKGGDVPLDQVVDFQRYWLLECGCRTWLLQPESRPWLLECGGSPRISVPQYCRVSSRRSTYVARQKWRRHWPVRCGELSPCRKWPGRCTVLPPPCLCHAIPAGIIGTSPPASVPHFSPHTVHVEKVSSRCIEDIKEKKKTP is encoded by the exons ATGGAAGTCCAGATATTCGGCTATACG gcTGTCCAGGATGGCGGTCACGAGAGGCACGGTCTCCATATAAATTG GTTTGATGACGACATGCCTATTGTGCATCAGCTCCCGGAGAGCCTCGACCTCCTCACTCTGGAGGTTACAAGACTCCCTGCAGGGCCGATAACACTCGGCAAAGGAGGAGATGTCCCTCTCGATCAGGTGGTGGACTTCCAAAG GTATTGGCTGCTGGAATGTGGCTGCAGGAcctggctgctgcagcctgagagCAGGCCGTGGCTGCTGGAATGTGGGGGCAGTCCGCGGATCTCCGTGCCGCAGTACTGCCGCGTAAGTTCTCGCAGGAGCACCTACGTTGCGAGGCAGAAGTGGAGGAGGCACTGGCCTGTTaggtgcggggaactgagcccgtgccgGAAATGGccgggaaggtgcactgtccttcccccaccCTGCCTCTGTCACGCgatcccagccgggatcataGGTACGTCTCCCCCCGCGTCTGTACCTCACTTCTCTCCACACACCGTCCATGTGGAAAAGGTATCCTCACGGTGTAT tgaagatatcaaagaaaaaaagaaaaccccgTGA
- the LOC119015884 gene encoding uncharacterized protein LOC119015884 isoform X1 has protein sequence MNFRQSVEFSLARFGAAFQILFLFRINEFLFLQAVQDGGHERHGLHINWFDDDMPIVHQLPESLDLLTLEVTRLPAGPITLGKGGDVPLDQVVDFQRYWLLECGCRTWLLQPESRPWLLECGGSPRISVPQYCRVSSRRSTYVARQKWRRHWPVRCGELSPCRKWPGRCTVLPPPCLCHAIPAGIIGTSPPASVPHFSPHTVHVEKVSSRCIEDIKEKKKTP, from the exons ATGAACTTTAGGCAGAGCGTAGAATTTTCGCTCGCGAGGTTCGGAGCTGCCTTTCaaatattgtttctgtttcgcattaatgaatttctttttttgcaggcTGTCCAGGATGGCGGTCACGAGAGGCACGGTCTCCATATAAATTG GTTTGATGACGACATGCCTATTGTGCATCAGCTCCCGGAGAGCCTCGACCTCCTCACTCTGGAGGTTACAAGACTCCCTGCAGGGCCGATAACACTCGGCAAAGGAGGAGATGTCCCTCTCGATCAGGTGGTGGACTTCCAAAG GTATTGGCTGCTGGAATGTGGCTGCAGGAcctggctgctgcagcctgagagCAGGCCGTGGCTGCTGGAATGTGGGGGCAGTCCGCGGATCTCCGTGCCGCAGTACTGCCGCGTAAGTTCTCGCAGGAGCACCTACGTTGCGAGGCAGAAGTGGAGGAGGCACTGGCCTGTTaggtgcggggaactgagcccgtgccgGAAATGGccgggaaggtgcactgtccttcccccaccCTGCCTCTGTCACGCgatcccagccgggatcataGGTACGTCTCCCCCCGCGTCTGTACCTCACTTCTCTCCACACACCGTCCATGTGGAAAAGGTATCCTCACGGTGTAT tgaagatatcaaagaaaaaaagaaaaccccgTGA
- the LOC119015894 gene encoding uncharacterized protein LOC119015894, whose protein sequence is MSQPVKKPLPPGGGRRRPLRRHVVGETGAHDDAPEAGNTPAPREGAAAGAASLPHLPPVPPHPRRGHLTREEEEDLVLADPGFLGMMKEEARFVARATRRRAEGRLTPIPSMGRGEFRGARRAAEAAVGAPGTSTGGDEEAMGENNLGTQPETEWEMMSDASPSPYLTPVGSPKSPAPLSPPSSMQMSPGPNSDTDEEVMAQFLPLHHYEGDENED, encoded by the exons ATG AGTCAGCCTGTCAAAAAGCCCCTCCCTCCCGGTGGTGGTAGACGTCGTCCGTTGCGTCGCCATGTGGTGGGCGAAACCGGCGCACATGATGATGCCCCGGAAGCTGGCAATACACCAGCACCAAGGGAGGGGGCAGCAGCCGGGGCAGCATCTCTGCCACACCTGCCACCCGTCCCACCCCACCCACGACGTGGTCACCTCACacgggaggaggaagaagaccTCGTCCTGGCTGACCCAGGCTTCCTTGGCATGATGAAGGAGGAAGCTAGATTTGTGGCGAGGGCGACCAGG aGACGTGCTGAAGGCCGTCTAACCCCCATCCCATCTATGGGCAGGGGGGAGTTTAGGGGTGCGAGGAGGGCTGCAGAGGCAGCAGTCGGAGCCCCGGGGACATCTACTGGTGGGGATGAAGAGGCCATGGGGGAGAACAACTTGGGAACCCAGCCAGAGACGGAATGGGAGATGATGTCTGACGCATCTCCCAGTCCCTATCTGACTCCGGTGGGGTCCCCTAAGTCGCCGGCTCCACTGTCACCTCCATCTTCCATGCAAATGTCCCCGGGACCCAACTCCGACACTGATGAGGAGGTCATGGCCCAattcctccccctccaccactACGAAGGTGATGAAAACGAggattaa